The following proteins come from a genomic window of Phaeodactylum tricornutum CCAP 1055/1 chromosome 19, whole genome shotgun sequence:
- a CDS encoding predicted protein yields the protein MAQHLARIHGTEEDKVNCPFYFKIGACRHSDRCSRLHHKPAFSQTLLVQHLYRHPTRQAELRAAHGGDAHVDPRQAQEDFFAFFEDLYVEFSKFGRIEGMHVVDNLGDHMIGHVYVKFADEEQASDALQVMNGRYYDGRPMIIEFSPVTDFREARCRDYDEDQCARQGYCNFLHSKPVPRALLQSLEDDCEADRIAEKERRRRDRKTQKKRKHRDRSHSEDRSYRKHGRSDRHRDGSVYDSEGSLSPAPKH from the coding sequence ATGGCGCAACATTTGGCTCGCATTCACGGCACGGAAGAAGACAAGGTCAATTGTCCGTTTTACTTCAAAATTGGTGCCTGTCGCCATTCGGACCGCTGCAGTCGTCTGCACCACAAACCGGCCTTTTCGCAGACTCTCCTGGTGCAGCACCTGTACCGACATCCCACGCGACAAGCTGAACTGCGCGCCGCTCACGGTGGCGATGCACACGTCGACCCCAGACAGGCACAGGAAGacttttttgcctttttcgaaGACCTTTACGTCGAGTTTTCCAAATTCGGACGCATTGAAGGAATGCACGTCGTCGATAATCTCGGGGATCACATGATCGGACACGTCTACGTCAAGTTTGCGGATGAAGAGCAAGCCAGTGACGCCTTACAGGTCATGAACGGACGGTACTACGACGGACGACCCATGATCATCGAATTCTCGCCCGTGACGGACTTTCGCGAAGCCCGTTGTCGTGACTACGACGAAGACCAGTGCGCCCGACAAGGCTACTGCAACTTTTTACATTCCAAACCAGTACCGCGCGCTCTCCTTCAGTCACTTGAAGACGACTGCGAAGCCGATAGAATCGCCGAAAAGGAACGACGGCGGCGGGACCGGAAAACacaaaagaaacgcaaacacCGAGACCGCAGTCACAGCGAGGATCGCTCGTACCGCAAACACGGACGCAGTGACCGGCATAGGGACGGGTCGGTTTACGACTCGGAGGGCAGTCTATCCCCCGCACCAAAGCACTAA
- a CDS encoding predicted protein: MSRDQEDIHREESSRDRSTTPAATSTPAALAERGETDCRPPSKEDDEEEQRRRRRRRHRSPSASSSVHRRDQRQRKRSTTRHRRSDSVSSHDSRQRTKRHRKKSRRRSDSAEETNRSRSRSSEPHRHRDSRTTSSKHRHRKHRKHHGDRDSESSSAEDESRYRDERRRSRNHESKKKSKSSTQKRKHKHRRDHKDDHEGNDDSTGLPVFGKYGLLKPSDLHKMKRSFDVWMAEVQGIPAFNGPKWELQQYFATYVEDYNTATLPHKKYYDYDKWEIDDKSNYTCPALGVQPRQGRTSDNTNWNNSNVPSASVNKTSSSPRRS, translated from the exons ATGAGTAGGGACCAGGAGGACATTCACCGTGAGGAAAGCAGTCGCGATCGGAGTACCACGCCTGCAGCTACGTCAACGCCTGCGGCTTTGGCGGAACGAGGGGAGACTGATTGTCGCCCGCCATCgaaggaagacgacgaggaggaacaacgtcgtcgtcgtcgtcgacgccaccGTTCGCCGTCTGCTTCCTCGTCCGTCCACCGCAGAGATCAACGGCAGCGGAAACGATCCACTACGCGACACCGTCGCTCcgattccgtttcttcgCACGATTCTCGACAACGGACCAAACGGCATCGGAAGAAATCCAGACGTCGGTCCGATTCCGCCGAGGAGACGAATCGCAGTCGGAGTAGGTCGAGTGAACCCCACCGCCATCGCGACTCCCGTACGACTTCCTCCAAACACCGCCATCGGAAGCATCGCAAACATCACGGTGATCGCGACTCGGAGTCGTCGTCTGCGGAGGACGAATCCAGATACCGCGACGAGCGGCGCCGAAGCCGTAATCACgaatcgaaaaagaaatccAAGTCCTCCACCCAAAAGCGCAAACACAAGCACCGGAGGGATCACAAGGACGACCACGAGGGTAATGATGACTCGACTGGTCTGCCCGTCTTTGGAAAATACGGACTCCTCAAACCCTCCGATTTGCACAAAATGAAACGGTCCTTTGACGTTTGGATGGCCGAAGTGCAGGGCATTCCGGCCTTCAACGGTCCCAAATGGGAACTCCAGCAGTACTTTGCCACCTACGTCGAAGACTACAACACAGCCACCCTGCCACATAAAAAATACTATGATTACGATAAGTGGGAAATCGACGA caagagcAATTACACTTGTCCAGCCTTGGGGGTGCAGCCTCGGCAAGGGCGGACCAGCGACAACACGAACTggaacaacagcaacgtaCCCAGCGCAAGCGTCAACAAGACATCGAGCTCACCAAGACGCTCATGA